CTACATCTCCTCGCGCAAGGCGGACGTCTGCGACCAGGTCGCGGCCGAGTTGTCGCGGCAGGGCACGTGCGTCTCGCTCCCCGCCGATCTCTCGAGCGAGGCCGGCGCGCGCAGCCTGGCCGACACGCTCGCCCGGCGCGAGACGGCGCTCCACGTCCTGGTCAACAACGCAGGCGCCAACTGGGGCGCGTCGCTCGCCGAGTACCCCGACTCGGCGTGGGACAAGGTACTGGCGCTCAACCTGAAGGCGGTCTTCCACCTGACGCGCACCTGCCTCCCACTGCTCGAGCGCGGCGCCCGGCCCGGCGACCCGGCGCGTGTCATCAACATCGGCTCGATCGACGGCCTCCAGGTCCCTTCCCTCGAGACCTACGCCTACTCCTCGAGCAAGGCGGCGGTGCACCACCTTACGCGCGTCCTCGCCCACCGGCTCGCCCCGCAGAACATCACCGTGAACGCGATCGCGCCCGGCCCCTTCGAGAGCAAGATGATGCACGAGACGCTCGAGCGCTTCCGCGACGCGATCATCGCCTCGTGCCCGCTCGGGCGGATCGGCGAGCCGGAGGACCTGGCGGGCGCGGCGATCTACCTGGCCTCGCGAGCGGGGGCGTATCTGACCGGCGCCGTCATCCCCGTCGACGGAGGCATCACGACGCGGCACGCGTGATGGCGTGGACCGAGGAGGCCGCGGAGCCGCTCGCCCGCCCGCTCGCCCTGGGCGAGCGGGCGAAGCGCGTCTTCTTCCGCTCGTTCTTCCGTCTGCTGCTCGGCTTCGTCGCGCTCGCCGAGTGGGCGTGCGCGGCGTGGGTGCTCTTCATCGCGGGGGTGCACCTGCCGCGCGCCGCACACGGGCTGGCACCGCTCGCGATCTACGCGCTGAACCGCTGGATCGTCACCCGCCCGCGCCGCCCGCGGCCCGTGCTCGACGCCACCCTCCGCATCTACGTCCCGGTGGCCTTCAGCTCGATCTTCCTGGCGCTCTTCCTGGCCCTGGCAGGTCTCCTCTGGAGTGTCGGCGGGCTCGTCGCCGCGCCGCGCCTCGCGCGCGCGTACTACTGGCTGGTGAACGCGGGCTTTGCGACGGTGGGCGGCCTTCTCTTCTACGGCTACACCTTCGGCCGACGGGCGCTCACCGTCACTCGCCTCGAGGTCCCCGTGCGCGGGTTGCCGCGCGCCCTGGATGGCCTCCGCATCGTCCACCTCTCCGATCTGCACCTGGGCCCGCACCTCGACCCGGCCGAGCTCGCCGGGCACGTCGAGCGCGTGAACGCGCTGGCGCCGGACCTGATCTGCCTGACCGGCGACCTGGTCGACCGACCCGAGACGTGCACCGAGGCGTTCCCGACGCTCGCCGGCCTGCGCGCGCGCCACGGCGTCTTCGTGACCCTCGGCAACCACGACGTCTGGGCCGGCGCCGAGTGGGTGACCGCGGCGCTGCGCCACCTGACGCCGTTCCGCGTCCTGCGCGACGAGCGCGTCGACCTCGAGATCCGCGGCGCGGCGCTGACGCTCGTCGGCCTCGACGACCTCGGGCGCGACTGGGCGCGCGGCGTGCTCGAGCACCCGGCGCTGCCGCCGCTCGCTACGGGCGTGCCCGCGGGTTGCCCCGTCATCGTGCTCTCCCACCGGCCCGACTGCTTCCCGCAGGCGGCGCGGCACGGCGCCGCGCTCGTGCTCTCCGGCCACACCCACGGCGGGCAGCTGGCGCTGCCCTGGCCCAGCCGTCGCCCGCGCAACGTGGCCGAGTTCATCACCGCCTTCGACCGCGGCCTCTACCGCGACGGGGAGGCGACCCTCTACGTGAACCGCGGCCTCGGCTTCACCGGGCAGCGGATCCGCCTCTTCACGCCGCGCGAGATCGCCTGCCTCGAGCTGCGCGCGCGCTGAGGGCTCGACGTCGCGCGTGCCGGGATCCTCGGTCGCCTCGGCCGGGGCCGGCGCGTCAGCCGGCGGGCGAGCACGTCGAGGAGCGCCTCGGGGCGCCCCGGGGGGTCAGAGGGGTGGCGGGCACGGACGCTCGCGCACCTCGGCCGCCCCGACCAGGCCCGTCAACCCGCAGCCGTCGCCCGCCCCAGCCCGGGCTTGCATCGGGCGGCCCGATCCTGCGACTAATCCGGCTTACGTATCCCACTCAACGAAGGAGTCCGTCATGCGTGATGCAGTGATCGTAGCGAGCTCGAGGACCGGGCTCGCCAAGTCCTTCCGTGGCTCGTTCAACCTGACGCGGCCCGATGACATGGCCGCCCACTGCGTCAAGGACCTGCTCAAGAAGGTCCCCCAGCTCGACCCTGCCGAGATCGAGGACGTGATCATGGGGACCGGCTTCCCCGAGGGCCCACAGGGCTTCAACACCGGGCGCAACGTGGCGCTGCTGGCCGGGCTGCCGGTCACGGTCCCGGGCGGCACCGTGAGCCGCTTCTGCTCCTCGGGGCTCAACGCCGTCATGGTCGCCGCGCACATGGTGCAGGTCGAGGGCTACGACGTCATCATCGGCGGCGGCCTCGAGTCGATCACCATGCTGCAGAACGACTTCAACAAGACGAACCTCTTCAACCCCTACTTCAAGGACCGCCACAGCGCCATCTACATGCCCATGGGCCAGACCGCCGAGATCGTGGCCCAGCGCTACAAGGTGAGCCGCGAGGCGCAGGACCGGTATGCGCTCCTCTCCCAGCAGCGCACCGCGGCCGCGCAGCGCGACGGCAAGTTCAAGGACGAGATCGTGCCCATGAAGGTCACCATGGAGGTGACCGACAAGGCGACGGGTCAGAAGTCGCGCAAGGAGGTCGTGGTCGACCGCGACGAGTGCAACCGCCCGGACACGACGCTCGAGGGCCTCGCCCAGCTGCCGCCGGCCTTCAAGGAGGGCGGCACGGTCACGGCCGGGAACTCCTCGCAGTTCTCCGACGGCGCCTCGGCCACCCTCATCATGTCGGCCGAGCGTGCCAGGGCGCTCGGCGTGCGGCCGCTCGGCTTCTTCCGCGGCTGCGTGTTCGCCGCCTGCGAGCCGGACGAGATGGGGATCGGGCCGGTCTTCGCGGTGCCGAAGCTGCTCAAGCACGCGGACATGAAGCTCCAGGACATCGACGTCGTCGAGCTGAACGAGGCCTTCGCGTCACAGGTCGTCTACTGCCGCGACCGCCTCGGCATCGACCCCGAGCGTCTCAACCCGAACGGCGGCTCGATCTCGATCGGCCACCCCTACGGCATGACCGGCAGCCGCATGGTCGGGACGCTGCTCAACGAGCTGCGTCGGCGCAAGAAGCGCTGGGGGATCGTCACCATGTGCATCGGAGGCGGCATGGGCGCGGCCGGGCTGTTCGAGGCGGCGAACTAGCGCTATGAAGGTCGCCTCCGGGAAGGCCCCCTCCAAGAAGGCCAAAAAGGAGCCCGCCATGGCGGAGAGCGTCTACAAGATCA
Above is a window of Deltaproteobacteria bacterium DNA encoding:
- a CDS encoding SDR family oxidoreductase — protein: MTNLFSIDGKVALVTGGSRGIGLMIARGFVEAGARTYISSRKADVCDQVAAELSRQGTCVSLPADLSSEAGARSLADTLARRETALHVLVNNAGANWGASLAEYPDSAWDKVLALNLKAVFHLTRTCLPLLERGARPGDPARVINIGSIDGLQVPSLETYAYSSSKAAVHHLTRVLAHRLAPQNITVNAIAPGPFESKMMHETLERFRDAIIASCPLGRIGEPEDLAGAAIYLASRAGAYLTGAVIPVDGGITTRHA
- a CDS encoding metallophosphoesterase, whose product is MAWTEEAAEPLARPLALGERAKRVFFRSFFRLLLGFVALAEWACAAWVLFIAGVHLPRAAHGLAPLAIYALNRWIVTRPRRPRPVLDATLRIYVPVAFSSIFLALFLALAGLLWSVGGLVAAPRLARAYYWLVNAGFATVGGLLFYGYTFGRRALTVTRLEVPVRGLPRALDGLRIVHLSDLHLGPHLDPAELAGHVERVNALAPDLICLTGDLVDRPETCTEAFPTLAGLRARHGVFVTLGNHDVWAGAEWVTAALRHLTPFRVLRDERVDLEIRGAALTLVGLDDLGRDWARGVLEHPALPPLATGVPAGCPVIVLSHRPDCFPQAARHGAALVLSGHTHGGQLALPWPSRRPRNVAEFITAFDRGLYRDGEATLYVNRGLGFTGQRIRLFTPREIACLELRAR
- a CDS encoding thiolase family protein codes for the protein MRDAVIVASSRTGLAKSFRGSFNLTRPDDMAAHCVKDLLKKVPQLDPAEIEDVIMGTGFPEGPQGFNTGRNVALLAGLPVTVPGGTVSRFCSSGLNAVMVAAHMVQVEGYDVIIGGGLESITMLQNDFNKTNLFNPYFKDRHSAIYMPMGQTAEIVAQRYKVSREAQDRYALLSQQRTAAAQRDGKFKDEIVPMKVTMEVTDKATGQKSRKEVVVDRDECNRPDTTLEGLAQLPPAFKEGGTVTAGNSSQFSDGASATLIMSAERARALGVRPLGFFRGCVFAACEPDEMGIGPVFAVPKLLKHADMKLQDIDVVELNEAFASQVVYCRDRLGIDPERLNPNGGSISIGHPYGMTGSRMVGTLLNELRRRKKRWGIVTMCIGGGMGAAGLFEAAN